Proteins from one Pongo abelii isolate AG06213 chromosome 19, NHGRI_mPonAbe1-v2.0_pri, whole genome shotgun sequence genomic window:
- the CHMP6 gene encoding charged multivesicular body protein 6 isoform X1 produces MGNLFGRKKQSRVTEQDKAILQLKQQRDKLRQYQKRIAQQLERERALARQLLRDGRKERAKLLLKKKRYQEQLLDRTENQISSLEAMVQSIEFTQIEMKVMEGLQFGNECLNKMHQVMSIEEVERILDETQEAVEYQRQIDELLAGSFTQEDEDAILEELSAITQEQIELPEVPSEPLPEKIPGISMFDSSEWLEFAEQWILEGNKTECSQPFSLGRGHRGLPGQALLPGCVARGHACLALGLGLGFPGVG; encoded by the exons ATGGGCAACCTGTTCGGCCGCAAGAAGCAGAGCCGCGTCACGGAGCAGGACAAGGCCATCCTG CAACTGAAGCAGCAGCGGGACAAGCTGAGGCAGTACCAGAAGAGGATCGCCCAGCAGCTGGAGCGCGAGCGCGCCCTGGCCCGGCAGCTGCTGCGGGACGGCAGGAAGGA ACGGGCCAAGCTGCTGCTCAAGAAGAAGCGATACCAGGAGCAGCTCCTGGACAGGACAGAGAACCAGATCAGCAGCCTGGAGGCCATG GTTCAGAGTATTGAGTTCACCCAAATCGAAATGAAGGTGATGGAGGGGCTGCAGTTTGGAAACGAGTGTCTGAACAAGATGCACCAG GTGATGTCCATTGAAGAGGTGGAGAGGATCCTGGACGAGACGCAGGAGGCCGTGGAGTACCAGCGG CAAATAGATGAGCTCCTGGCAGGAAGCTTCACTCAGGAGGATGAAGACGCCATCCTGGAGGAGCTGAGCGCAATCACTCAG GAACAAATAGAACTGCCAGAGGTTCCCTCCGAGCCCCTTCCTGAGAAGATCCCAGGTATTTCCATGTTTGATTCTTCTGAATGGTTGGAATTCGCAGAACAGTGGATTCTAGAAGGCAACAAGACAGAATGCTCCCAGCCCTTCTCACTTGGCAGAGGTCATCGCGGCCTTCCTGGGCAAGCCCTGCTGCCTGGCTGTGTGGCTCGGGGGCATGCGTGCCTGGCCTTGGGGTTGGGCTTGGGTTTCCCAGGGGTTGGGTAA
- the CHMP6 gene encoding charged multivesicular body protein 6 isoform X3 — protein sequence MGNLFGRKKQSRVTEQDKAILQLKQQRDKLRQYQKRIAQQLERERALARQLLRDGRKERAKLLLKKKRYQEQLLDRTENQISSLEAMVQSIEFTQIEMKVMEGLQFGNECLNKMHQVMSIEEVERILDETQEAVEYQRQIDELLAGSFTQEDEDAILEELSAITQEQIELPEVPSEPLPEKIPVSSVEGTCLVSEKTLDF from the exons ATGGGCAACCTGTTCGGCCGCAAGAAGCAGAGCCGCGTCACGGAGCAGGACAAGGCCATCCTG CAACTGAAGCAGCAGCGGGACAAGCTGAGGCAGTACCAGAAGAGGATCGCCCAGCAGCTGGAGCGCGAGCGCGCCCTGGCCCGGCAGCTGCTGCGGGACGGCAGGAAGGA ACGGGCCAAGCTGCTGCTCAAGAAGAAGCGATACCAGGAGCAGCTCCTGGACAGGACAGAGAACCAGATCAGCAGCCTGGAGGCCATG GTTCAGAGTATTGAGTTCACCCAAATCGAAATGAAGGTGATGGAGGGGCTGCAGTTTGGAAACGAGTGTCTGAACAAGATGCACCAG GTGATGTCCATTGAAGAGGTGGAGAGGATCCTGGACGAGACGCAGGAGGCCGTGGAGTACCAGCGG CAAATAGATGAGCTCCTGGCAGGAAGCTTCACTCAGGAGGATGAAGACGCCATCCTGGAGGAGCTGAGCGCAATCACTCAG GAACAAATAGAACTGCCAGAGGTTCCCTCCGAGCCCCTTCCTGAGAAGATCCCAG
- the CHMP6 gene encoding charged multivesicular body protein 6 isoform X2: MGNLFGRKKQSRVTEQDKAILQLKQQRDKLRQYQKRIAQQLERERALARQLLRDGRKERAKLLLKKKRYQEQLLDRTENQISSLEAMVQSIEFTQIEMKVMEGLQFGNECLNKMHQVMSIEEVERILDETQEAVEYQRQIDELLAGSFTQEDEDAILEELSAITQEQIELPEVPSEPLPEKIPDVPVKARPRQAELVAAS, from the exons ATGGGCAACCTGTTCGGCCGCAAGAAGCAGAGCCGCGTCACGGAGCAGGACAAGGCCATCCTG CAACTGAAGCAGCAGCGGGACAAGCTGAGGCAGTACCAGAAGAGGATCGCCCAGCAGCTGGAGCGCGAGCGCGCCCTGGCCCGGCAGCTGCTGCGGGACGGCAGGAAGGA ACGGGCCAAGCTGCTGCTCAAGAAGAAGCGATACCAGGAGCAGCTCCTGGACAGGACAGAGAACCAGATCAGCAGCCTGGAGGCCATG GTTCAGAGTATTGAGTTCACCCAAATCGAAATGAAGGTGATGGAGGGGCTGCAGTTTGGAAACGAGTGTCTGAACAAGATGCACCAG GTGATGTCCATTGAAGAGGTGGAGAGGATCCTGGACGAGACGCAGGAGGCCGTGGAGTACCAGCGG CAAATAGATGAGCTCCTGGCAGGAAGCTTCACTCAGGAGGATGAAGACGCCATCCTGGAGGAGCTGAGCGCAATCACTCAG GAACAAATAGAACTGCCAGAGGTTCCCTCCGAGCCCCTTCCTGAGAAGATCCCAG ATGTCCCTGTCAAGgccaggcccaggcaggcggagcTGGTGGCAGCTTCGTAA
- the CHMP6 gene encoding charged multivesicular body protein 6: MGNLFGRKKQSRVTEQDKAILQLKQQRDKLRQYQKRIAQQLERERALARQLLRDGRKERAKLLLKKKRYQEQLLDRTENQISSLEAMVQSIEFTQIEMKVMEGLQFGNECLNKMHQVMSIEEVERILDETQEAVEYQRQIDELLAGSFTQEDEDAILEELSAITQEQIELPEVPSEPLPEKIPEDVPVKARPRQAELVAAS; the protein is encoded by the exons ATGGGCAACCTGTTCGGCCGCAAGAAGCAGAGCCGCGTCACGGAGCAGGACAAGGCCATCCTG CAACTGAAGCAGCAGCGGGACAAGCTGAGGCAGTACCAGAAGAGGATCGCCCAGCAGCTGGAGCGCGAGCGCGCCCTGGCCCGGCAGCTGCTGCGGGACGGCAGGAAGGA ACGGGCCAAGCTGCTGCTCAAGAAGAAGCGATACCAGGAGCAGCTCCTGGACAGGACAGAGAACCAGATCAGCAGCCTGGAGGCCATG GTTCAGAGTATTGAGTTCACCCAAATCGAAATGAAGGTGATGGAGGGGCTGCAGTTTGGAAACGAGTGTCTGAACAAGATGCACCAG GTGATGTCCATTGAAGAGGTGGAGAGGATCCTGGACGAGACGCAGGAGGCCGTGGAGTACCAGCGG CAAATAGATGAGCTCCTGGCAGGAAGCTTCACTCAGGAGGATGAAGACGCCATCCTGGAGGAGCTGAGCGCAATCACTCAG GAACAAATAGAACTGCCAGAGGTTCCCTCCGAGCCCCTTCCTGAGAAGATCCCAG AAGATGTCCCTGTCAAGgccaggcccaggcaggcggagcTGGTGGCAGCTTCGTAA